Part of the Woronichinia naegeliana WA131 genome, CAGGCAAATAATGGAGGGTCGCAATAATTTCGGTAATATTATGGCGTTTGAGCAGGTTAATGATATGTTCGGCAATGGGTCGGTTGAGAATCGGAACCATCGGTTTGGGTAAATCGCAGGTAAGAGGACGTAATCGCGTTCCAGACCCTCCAGCCATCAACACTGCACGCATACGTTCTCCTTTCTACTGGATTTTCTCCTTCAATTTAACATTTTCTTTTGCCGACGAGAATTAACGGTCTAATTGGGTAAGATTGGCATTTTGATAATAGTGGGCCAATATTTGGGTATAGGGTGTTCCCTGTTGGGCTAACCCATAGGCTCCCCACTGACTGAGTCCTAGCCCATGCCCTGAACCGCGACCTTCAATAATAAAGCTGCCACCACTTTCAGAGACCGTAAACAAGGTACTCTTGAGCTTTAGGACTTCTCTCATTTTAGTTCCCCTGATATTCTTTGTTCCCCTACTGCCCACCACTCGCATGGTGACGATTCGTCCCAAGGGAGTCGTTTGTTCAGGAATCATGGCCCGAACGGTTCCTACACCGCCAAGCAAACTACTCATTTCCCCGACACTAAAACCTTTATTCCACTGGAACACCGGCGCGCTTTGATCATAGTCCACCACCGCCCTGAGATAGGGTAGCGGAGAAGTCCAGACATCCTCCACATTTTCCGTGTGGCCACCGGAAGAGGCATGAAAAGCCGCGAGAATAACTTTGCCGTTATAGGTCATCACCTGCCCCTGGGTGGCATTCACCGCTTCAACGGTGCTCACATACTCATTTTCCATGCCCTTATAGACTTGGGTGGCAGTAGTTGTATCAAGGTCATAATACCGATTACTTTCAGCCGTACTTTTATAGATCGCAAAGGTACGAGCCGCCACAGCCTGGGATTTTAAGGCTTCCAGGGGCCAAGCGGGAACTGCTTCCGAACCGACAACACTATATAAATATTGTTCTAAATTGACCTGATTAACGGCGGTTACTCCCGAACCTTGACGAAGTAGCCGAGTTCTTCCTCGATACCAGCGATCGCCGATCCAGACAACCCCATCCCCACTCGGTTCAATGATAATTTGAGAAGCTGTCCAACCATTGAGGCTAACACCTCGACCATTGGTTCCAGCGATCGCCGGGACTAATTCACCTAAGCTTCCCAAGGTTTTTCCTCCCCCATCCTTGACCAGCGCGGGAGTAGAACTACCCACCTTAACAGAACTAACAGCCTTACGAATGGCAACGCGCAAGTCCATTGCCTGGGCTGATAGCACCGAAAAGAGGGTAAAAAAGATCGCTGCTCCTCCGAGGCGAGATAACAGTCTGACCCAAAAATTGAGATTCAGTTGGGACGAATTAATACTAGATTGATAGAACATAATAGTTTATTAATCCTCACACGCACTGCTCGATTTTAGCTCAAGTTAATCGGAGTGCAGGGATTAAATGCTTGGGAGTCGATTTTAGAATAGAGGAAGTGTAACATGATGTTAAGCAAAGGACTAATTTTCTATGGAATGGCAAGAACTATCGGGTAGTTGGGTATTAATCCCGCCCCAACCGATCGCCCTGATTCATTTTTTAGGGGGGGCTTTTGTGGGAACGGCTCCCCATGTTACCTATCGTTGGCTCTTGGGGGAATTAGCGAAACAGGGTTATGGCATCATTGCAACCCCTTTTTTAAATACCCTTGACCATACGGCGATCGCTCGTGGTGTGTTAAATCGCTTTGAAAATATTGTCGAAAGATTGCAGAATCGGGGCGTACTTTCAACGGGATATATTCCTATTTATGGCTTAGGTCATAGTATGGGCTGTAAACTCCATTTATTAATTGGCAGTCTCTATAGTGTGGAAAGAGCCGGCAATATTCTGATTTCTTTTAATAATTATCCTGTTAAACAAGCCATTCCCTTAGTCGAACAATTATCTCAACTAGAATTAGATAAAGTCTTTAAATCACTACAGGCCCAATTTGATTTTAAATCGGATATAAGTTTGGATTTTAACCTTGAATTTAGTCCCACACCGGCCGAAACAACGGACTTAATTAGCCAAAGTTATGCGGTGCGACGGAATTTATTAATTAAATTTAGCAATGACACGATTGATCAAACCTTAATATTACACCCCATCCTCGGCGATCGCTTTGCCAATTTGATTGCGTTTCGGACATTGCCAGGCAATCACCTTACTCCTCTTGGCCAAGAACTGCAATGGCAGGCGGGATCTGTTTTCACCCCCTGGGATGCGATCGGCCAATGGCTCAAAGATTCCCTCTCTCAGGATCTTCAGAAACTCAGTCA contains:
- a CDS encoding SpoIID/LytB domain-containing protein translates to MFYQSSINSSQLNLNFWVRLLSRLGGAAIFFTLFSVLSAQAMDLRVAIRKAVSSVKVGSSTPALVKDGGGKTLGSLGELVPAIAGTNGRGVSLNGWTASQIIIEPSGDGVVWIGDRWYRGRTRLLRQGSGVTAVNQVNLEQYLYSVVGSEAVPAWPLEALKSQAVAARTFAIYKSTAESNRYYDLDTTTATQVYKGMENEYVSTVEAVNATQGQVMTYNGKVILAAFHASSGGHTENVEDVWTSPLPYLRAVVDYDQSAPVFQWNKGFSVGEMSSLLGGVGTVRAMIPEQTTPLGRIVTMRVVGSRGTKNIRGTKMREVLKLKSTLFTVSESGGSFIIEGRGSGHGLGLSQWGAYGLAQQGTPYTQILAHYYQNANLTQLDR
- a CDS encoding DUF1350 family protein, whose protein sequence is MEWQELSGSWVLIPPQPIALIHFLGGAFVGTAPHVTYRWLLGELAKQGYGIIATPFLNTLDHTAIARGVLNRFENIVERLQNRGVLSTGYIPIYGLGHSMGCKLHLLIGSLYSVERAGNILISFNNYPVKQAIPLVEQLSQLELDKVFKSLQAQFDFKSDISLDFNLEFSPTPAETTDLISQSYAVRRNLLIKFSNDTIDQTLILHPILGDRFANLIAFRTLPGNHLTPLGQELQWQAGSVFTPWDAIGQWLKDSLSQDLQKLSQEILRWLNPTVLSW